The bacterium genome includes a region encoding these proteins:
- a CDS encoding DUF2997 domain-containing protein: MANKHELEIEISAKGQVEVKVKGAKGKKCLDYVQIFSTIGKVSDQQLTSEFYEPGQDVSIIDHTQAHTKTLGT, translated from the coding sequence AATAGAAATTAGCGCTAAAGGGCAAGTCGAGGTAAAGGTCAAGGGCGCCAAGGGAAAGAAATGCCTCGACTATGTGCAGATATTTAGTACTATAGGCAAAGTGTCTGATCAGCAATTAACGAGCGAGTTTTATGAACCGGGGCAGGATGTTTCTATCATAGATCACACCCAGGCTCACACAAAAACTCTAGGGACCTAA